In Streptomyces durocortorensis, a genomic segment contains:
- a CDS encoding SDR family oxidoreductase, with amino-acid sequence MTDETDHADAPGLADRPPARALVTGATGYIGGRLVPALLDSGHRVRALARTPRKLRDYPWVDRVEVVRGDVTDAESLAEAMRDVDVAYYLVHALGSGADFEETDRKAARTFGEQARAAGVRRIVYLGGLTPAGVPERELSPHLRSRAEVGRILLDSGVPTAVLRAAVVIGSGSASFEMLRYLTERLPLMITPSWVRTRIQPVAVRDVIRYLVGCASLPDEVNRTFDIGGPDVMTYRDMMQRYARVARLPRRLILPVPVLTPTLSSRWVGLVTPVPSSIARPLTESLRHEVVCREDGIRRYVPDPPDGTVGFDRALRLALQRIQEAQVDTRWSTASVPGAPSDPLPTDPDWAGGSLYRDERELPVPVAPDALWRVIEGIGGENGWYSFPLAWAVRGWLDRIVGGVGLRRGRRDAQRLRVGDSLDFWRVEEIVPGELLRLRAEMRLPGLAWLELTARGDEHGRTVYGQRALFHPHGLLGHAYWWSVWPFHSVVFGGMARNITRAAGAEAERRHGPVADSGTDN; translated from the coding sequence GTGACGGACGAAACAGATCACGCCGACGCCCCGGGGCTTGCCGACCGGCCCCCGGCGCGCGCTCTGGTGACCGGTGCCACCGGCTACATCGGCGGTCGGCTGGTGCCCGCCCTGCTGGACTCCGGACACCGGGTGCGCGCCCTGGCCAGAACGCCGCGGAAGCTGCGCGACTACCCCTGGGTGGACCGGGTCGAGGTGGTCCGCGGCGATGTCACCGACGCGGAGTCGCTGGCGGAGGCGATGCGGGACGTCGATGTGGCGTACTACCTGGTGCACGCGCTCGGCTCCGGCGCGGACTTCGAGGAGACGGACCGCAAGGCCGCCCGGACCTTCGGCGAGCAGGCACGTGCCGCGGGGGTGCGCCGGATCGTGTACCTGGGCGGGCTGACCCCGGCCGGGGTGCCGGAGAGGGAGCTGTCGCCGCATCTGCGGTCACGGGCCGAGGTGGGCCGGATCCTGCTGGACTCCGGGGTGCCCACGGCGGTGCTGCGGGCGGCGGTGGTCATCGGGTCGGGATCCGCGTCGTTCGAGATGCTGCGCTATCTGACGGAGCGGCTGCCGCTGATGATCACCCCGAGCTGGGTACGGACCCGTATCCAGCCGGTGGCCGTACGGGACGTGATCCGGTATCTGGTGGGGTGCGCGTCGCTGCCCGACGAGGTGAACCGGACCTTCGACATCGGTGGCCCGGACGTCATGACGTACCGGGACATGATGCAGCGCTACGCCCGGGTGGCAAGGCTGCCGCGGCGGCTGATCCTGCCCGTGCCGGTGCTCACACCGACGCTGTCCAGCCGCTGGGTGGGTCTGGTCACCCCGGTGCCCAGCTCCATCGCCCGTCCGCTCACGGAGTCGCTGCGCCACGAGGTGGTCTGCCGGGAGGACGGCATCAGGCGCTACGTCCCCGATCCGCCGGACGGGACCGTCGGCTTCGACCGGGCGCTGCGGCTGGCCCTCCAGCGCATCCAGGAGGCGCAGGTCGACACCCGCTGGTCCACCGCCTCGGTGCCCGGAGCGCCGAGCGATCCGCTGCCCACCGACCCGGACTGGGCGGGCGGCAGCCTGTACCGCGACGAGCGGGAACTGCCCGTTCCGGTCGCCCCGGACGCGCTGTGGCGGGTGATCGAGGGCATCGGCGGGGAGAACGGCTGGTATTCCTTCCCGCTGGCCTGGGCGGTACGCGGCTGGCTCGACCGGATCGTCGGCGGGGTGGGGCTGCGGCGCGGCCGACGGGACGCCCAGCGGCTGCGGGTGGGCGACTCGCTGGACTTCTGGCGGGTGGAGGAGATCGTGCCAGGCGAACTGCTGCGGCTGCGGGCGGAGATGCGGCTGCCGGGCCTGGCCTGGCTGGAACTGACAGCGCGCGGCGACGAGCACGGCCGGACCGTCTACGGGCAACGCGCCCTGTTCCATCCGCACGGACTGCTCGGCCATGCGTACTGGTGGAGCGTGTGGCCCTTCCACTCGGTGGTCTTCGGGGGGATGGCGCGGAACATCACTCGGGCGGCCGGGGCCGAGGCGGAGCGGCGGCACGGACCAGTGGCCGACAGTGGTACAGACAACTGA
- a CDS encoding DeoR/GlpR family DNA-binding transcription regulator, which yields MSENQNLLAEQRRALILDEVRRRGGVRVNELTRKLNVSDMTIRRDLDALSRQGVIEKVHGGAVPVVEPSTHEPGFEAKSALELSAKEDIARAAAALAVPGSAIALSGGTTTFALARHLLEVPDLTVVTNSVRVADVFHDAQRPAAGRGTRPGAATVVLTGGVRTPSDSLVGPVADRAIDALHFDVLFLGVHGISTEAGLSTPNLAEAETNRRFVRAARRIVVVADHTKWGTVGLSSFAALEEVDTFVTDAGLAPEVRGEIAEHLPGLLVAGESPARTSPSGASPASGG from the coding sequence TTGAGCGAGAATCAGAACCTCCTCGCGGAGCAGCGCCGTGCGCTGATCCTCGACGAGGTGCGCAGGCGGGGCGGGGTCCGGGTCAATGAGCTGACCCGCAAACTGAACGTCTCCGACATGACGATCCGTCGGGACCTGGACGCGCTTTCCCGGCAGGGTGTCATCGAGAAGGTCCACGGCGGCGCGGTCCCGGTCGTCGAGCCGAGTACGCACGAGCCCGGGTTCGAGGCGAAGTCGGCGCTGGAGCTGAGTGCCAAGGAGGACATCGCGCGGGCGGCGGCGGCGCTGGCGGTGCCCGGCAGCGCGATCGCGCTCTCGGGCGGGACGACGACGTTCGCGCTGGCCCGGCATCTGCTGGAGGTGCCGGATCTGACGGTGGTCACCAACTCGGTGCGGGTGGCGGATGTGTTCCACGACGCGCAGCGTCCGGCCGCCGGACGGGGCACGCGCCCCGGGGCGGCGACGGTGGTGCTGACGGGCGGGGTGCGTACGCCGTCGGACTCGCTGGTGGGCCCGGTCGCCGACCGGGCCATCGACGCGCTCCACTTCGATGTGCTGTTCCTCGGTGTGCACGGCATCTCGACCGAGGCGGGGCTGTCGACGCCCAATCTCGCGGAGGCCGAGACCAACCGCCGCTTCGTCCGGGCGGCGCGCCGGATCGTGGTGGTGGCCGACCACACCAAGTGGGGCACGGTGGGGCTGAGTTCCTTCGCCGCGCTGGAGGAGGTCGACACGTTCGTCACGGACGCGGGTCTGGCTCCCGAAGTGCGCGGGGAGATCGCGGAGCATCTGCCGGGCCTGCTGGTGGCGGGCGAGTCCCCCGCCCGCACCTCACCCTCCGGCGCTTCGCCCGCCTCGGGGGGCTGA
- a CDS encoding right-handed parallel beta-helix repeat-containing protein, translated as MAQGTVQVTHTGTSRWRRRTGEYASLSAALEAAADGDVLTVAPGTYRENLVVHRAVTLRGPEGSVGSVRIAPVDGVPLTVRASAVVQDLHIEGQDSAAPALLIEDGTADLCDLRIVTRSAAGIEVRGAARPTVRRCTVDNPAGVGIAVLDGAGGVFEKCEIVSAGQSGISVRDGGHPRLDRCRIHHTSGAGIGVTGEGSGLEAFGCEVYEIKGSGIQITARASAHLTDCTVHRTSADGITLDTDAVLTLADCDIHDIPENAVDLRSRSVLTLTRSTVRRFGRNGLSVWDPGTRVDANQCEIHDSTGDYPAVWVSDGATVILDACRVHDVPDAIFVLDRGSRADVVDSDLSQIRNTAVSVSDGATAQLDDCRIREASTGAWFRDHGSGGTLNNCTIDAAQTGVIVTKGADPTIERCTVTSPAEAGFYVSAEGRGTFESCRVTGTEGYGFHIMEGCRTTLTRCRTERCARGGYEFPEGDGASATGPIVQDCTSDESGLRTAPAPAPAVLTATLSTPGLLNTMPGQRAAEPAAPDPAAPAEPARDSSAVLGELDALVGLDSVKREVRALTDMIEVGRRRQEAGLKAASVRRHLVFTGSPGTGKTTVARLYGEILASLGVLERGHLVEVSRVDLVGEHIGSTAIRTQEAFDRARGGVLFVDEAYALSPEDSGRDFGREAIDTLVKLMEDHRDAVVVIVAGYTHEMERFLTVNPGVASRFSRTITFSDYVPEELLRIVEQQAEEHEYSLADGTGEALLKHFTALPKGPAFGNGRTARQTFESMVERHAGRVAQLAETSTDDLTLLYPEDLPELPL; from the coding sequence ATGGCACAGGGCACGGTCCAGGTGACGCACACCGGCACATCGCGATGGCGCCGCCGCACGGGCGAGTACGCCTCCCTCTCCGCGGCCCTGGAGGCGGCAGCCGACGGCGACGTCCTCACCGTCGCGCCCGGCACCTACCGGGAGAACCTCGTCGTTCACCGCGCGGTGACCCTGCGCGGCCCCGAAGGGTCGGTCGGCTCCGTGCGGATCGCGCCGGTCGACGGCGTACCGCTGACCGTGCGCGCCTCCGCCGTCGTCCAGGACCTGCACATCGAGGGCCAGGATTCGGCGGCCCCCGCCCTGCTGATCGAGGACGGCACGGCAGACCTCTGCGACCTGCGGATCGTGACCCGGTCCGCCGCGGGCATCGAGGTGCGCGGCGCGGCCCGGCCCACCGTGCGGCGCTGCACCGTCGACAATCCGGCCGGGGTCGGCATCGCCGTACTGGACGGTGCGGGCGGGGTGTTCGAGAAGTGCGAGATCGTCTCTGCGGGCCAGTCCGGGATCTCGGTCCGCGACGGCGGCCATCCACGTCTGGACCGCTGCCGGATCCACCACACCTCGGGCGCGGGCATCGGCGTCACCGGCGAGGGCAGCGGCCTGGAGGCGTTCGGCTGCGAGGTGTACGAGATCAAGGGCAGCGGCATCCAGATCACCGCCCGCGCCTCGGCCCACCTCACCGACTGCACCGTGCACCGCACCTCGGCGGACGGCATCACCCTGGACACCGACGCGGTGCTGACGCTCGCCGACTGCGACATCCACGACATCCCGGAGAACGCCGTGGACCTGCGGTCGCGCTCGGTGCTCACACTGACCCGCTCCACGGTCCGCCGCTTCGGCCGCAACGGGCTCTCGGTCTGGGACCCGGGCACCCGGGTGGACGCCAACCAGTGCGAGATCCACGACAGTACGGGCGACTATCCGGCGGTCTGGGTCAGCGACGGGGCGACGGTGATACTGGACGCCTGCCGGGTGCACGACGTCCCCGACGCGATCTTCGTCCTCGACCGGGGCTCCCGCGCCGACGTCGTGGACAGCGACCTCTCCCAGATCCGCAACACCGCCGTCTCCGTGAGCGACGGAGCCACCGCCCAGCTGGACGACTGCCGCATCCGGGAGGCGTCCACCGGGGCCTGGTTCCGCGACCACGGCAGCGGCGGCACGCTGAACAACTGCACGATCGACGCGGCGCAGACCGGGGTCATCGTCACCAAGGGCGCGGACCCCACCATCGAGCGCTGCACCGTCACCTCGCCCGCCGAGGCGGGGTTCTACGTCTCGGCCGAGGGCCGGGGCACCTTCGAGAGCTGCCGGGTGACGGGCACCGAGGGCTACGGCTTCCACATCATGGAGGGCTGCCGCACCACTCTCACCCGCTGCCGCACCGAGCGGTGCGCCCGGGGCGGCTACGAGTTCCCCGAGGGCGACGGCGCCTCGGCGACCGGCCCGATCGTCCAGGACTGCACGAGCGACGAGAGCGGTCTGCGGACGGCACCGGCCCCGGCGCCCGCGGTGCTGACGGCCACCCTCTCGACACCCGGGCTGCTGAACACGATGCCCGGACAGCGCGCGGCCGAGCCCGCCGCCCCCGATCCGGCCGCCCCGGCGGAGCCCGCCCGTGATTCCTCGGCGGTCCTCGGCGAACTGGACGCGCTGGTGGGGCTGGACAGCGTCAAGCGCGAGGTGCGGGCGCTGACCGACATGATCGAGGTGGGCCGCCGCCGCCAGGAGGCCGGGCTGAAGGCCGCTTCGGTCCGCCGCCACCTCGTCTTCACCGGCTCCCCCGGCACGGGCAAGACCACCGTCGCCCGGCTGTACGGGGAGATCCTGGCCTCGCTCGGGGTGCTGGAGCGCGGCCATCTGGTGGAGGTGTCCCGGGTCGACCTGGTCGGCGAGCACATCGGCTCGACGGCGATCCGGACCCAGGAGGCGTTCGACCGGGCGCGCGGCGGGGTGCTCTTCGTCGACGAGGCGTACGCCCTGTCCCCCGAGGACTCCGGCCGGGACTTCGGCCGGGAGGCCATCGACACGCTGGTGAAGCTGATGGAGGACCACCGGGACGCGGTGGTCGTGATCGTCGCCGGGTACACCCACGAGATGGAGCGGTTCCTCACCGTCAACCCCGGTGTGGCCTCCCGATTCTCCCGGACCATCACCTTCAGCGACTACGTGCCCGAGGAGCTGCTGCGGATCGTCGAGCAGCAGGCCGAGGAACATGAGTACAGCCTGGCCGACGGGACCGGGGAAGCGTTGTTGAAGCACTTCACCGCGCTCCCCAAGGGTCCCGCGTTCGGCAACGGCCGCACCGCGCGCCAGACCTTCGAGTCGATGGTGGAGCGGCACGCGGGCCGGGTCGCCCAGCTCGCCGAGACGAGCACGGACGACCTGACCCTGCTCTACCCGGAGGACCTTCCCGAACTGCCCTTGTGA
- a CDS encoding glutamate racemase, protein MKIALMDSGIGLLAAAAAVRRLRPDAELVLSCDPGSMPWGPRTPEEITARALAVARAAADHGADALIIACNTASVHALAALRAELEPALPVIGTVPAIKPAAAGGGSVAIWATPATTGSPYQRRLIAEFGGSAEITEVPCPGLADAVEHGDEAGIDRAVAAAAALTPPDVRAVVLGCTHYELVATRIRDAVQRPGRPPLALHASAGAVAAQALRRIGAAPAPTAEPAGALTVLLSGRPGSLPEAALAYAEGRNLTAVAPAP, encoded by the coding sequence GTGAAGATCGCGCTCATGGACTCCGGAATCGGCCTGCTGGCGGCAGCGGCAGCCGTTCGCCGACTGCGCCCCGACGCCGAGCTGGTGCTCTCCTGCGACCCCGGCTCGATGCCCTGGGGCCCCCGCACCCCCGAGGAGATCACCGCCCGCGCGCTGGCGGTGGCCCGGGCCGCCGCCGACCACGGGGCGGACGCCCTGATCATCGCCTGCAACACCGCCTCCGTCCACGCCCTGGCCGCGCTCCGCGCCGAGCTGGAGCCCGCGCTTCCGGTGATCGGCACGGTCCCCGCGATCAAGCCCGCCGCCGCAGGGGGCGGCTCCGTCGCCATCTGGGCCACCCCGGCCACCACCGGCAGCCCCTACCAGCGTCGGCTGATCGCGGAATTCGGCGGCTCCGCCGAGATCACCGAGGTGCCCTGCCCCGGGCTCGCCGACGCGGTGGAGCACGGCGACGAGGCCGGGATCGACCGGGCCGTCGCGGCGGCCGCCGCCCTCACCCCGCCCGACGTGCGGGCCGTCGTCCTCGGCTGCACCCACTACGAGCTGGTCGCGACCCGCATCCGCGACGCCGTGCAACGGCCCGGCCGCCCGCCGCTCGCCCTGCACGCCTCCGCCGGAGCGGTAGCCGCCCAGGCGCTGCGCCGGATCGGAGCGGCCCCCGCCCCGACGGCCGAACCGGCCGGCGCGCTCACCGTTCTTCTCAGCGGCCGCCCCGGCAGCCTGCCGGAAGCCGCCCTGGCCTACGCCGAGGGCCGGAATCTGACGGCCGTCGCCCCCGCTCCCTGA
- a CDS encoding glycosyltransferase, which translates to MSAVAWIAVGSLVVWVWLLLGQGFYWRTDQRLPLRTDPVRWPSVAVVVPARDEAEMLPVSLPSLLVQDYPGDAWITLVDDGSSDGTGQLARDLGARPGGLPLTVVSPGEPEAGWTGKLWALRHGIAVARQHKPDFLLLTDADIAHEPDSLRDLVAAAGSGGPDGFDLVSQMARLRVESAWERLVVPAFVYFFGQLYPFRRVNRAGSRTAAAAGGCVLLRTEAAERARIPESIRQSVIDDVSLAREVRRSGGRIWLGLAERVDSVRPYPRLRDLWRMVARSAYAQLRHSPLLLAGTVPGLLLVYVAPPATLVAGLLTGDGAAAWAGGAAWAVMTATYLPMLAYYRQSVWLGPLLPLTAVLYLLMTVDSAVQHYRGRGAAWKGRTYARPDPDTTHDAAPGR; encoded by the coding sequence ATGAGCGCCGTTGCCTGGATCGCCGTGGGTTCGCTGGTCGTGTGGGTGTGGCTGCTGCTGGGGCAGGGCTTCTACTGGCGCACCGACCAGCGGCTCCCCCTGCGCACCGACCCCGTGCGCTGGCCGTCGGTGGCGGTGGTGGTGCCCGCCCGGGACGAGGCGGAGATGCTGCCGGTGAGTCTGCCCTCGCTGCTGGTCCAGGACTATCCGGGCGACGCGTGGATCACCCTGGTCGACGACGGCAGCAGCGACGGCACCGGGCAGCTGGCCCGGGACCTGGGCGCGCGTCCGGGCGGGCTGCCGCTGACCGTCGTGTCCCCCGGCGAGCCGGAGGCGGGCTGGACGGGCAAGCTCTGGGCGCTGCGGCACGGGATCGCGGTGGCCCGGCAGCACAAGCCGGACTTCCTGCTGCTGACCGACGCGGACATCGCGCACGAGCCGGACAGCCTGCGCGATCTGGTGGCCGCGGCCGGGTCCGGGGGCCCGGACGGCTTCGACCTGGTGTCGCAGATGGCCAGGCTGCGGGTGGAGAGCGCCTGGGAGCGCCTTGTGGTGCCCGCGTTCGTCTACTTCTTCGGGCAGCTCTACCCGTTCCGCCGGGTGAACCGGGCCGGGTCGCGGACGGCGGCCGCGGCGGGCGGATGTGTGCTGCTGCGCACCGAGGCGGCCGAGCGGGCGCGGATTCCGGAGTCGATCCGGCAGTCGGTGATCGACGACGTGTCGCTGGCGCGGGAGGTACGGCGCAGCGGCGGCCGGATCTGGCTGGGGCTCGCGGAGCGGGTCGACAGCGTGCGGCCCTATCCGCGGCTCCGGGATCTGTGGCGGATGGTCGCGCGCAGCGCGTACGCGCAGTTGCGGCACAGCCCGCTGCTGCTGGCGGGGACCGTGCCGGGGCTGCTGCTCGTGTACGTCGCGCCGCCCGCGACCCTGGTGGCCGGGTTGCTGACGGGTGACGGGGCGGCGGCATGGGCGGGCGGCGCGGCATGGGCGGTGATGACGGCGACGTATCTGCCGATGCTGGCGTACTACCGCCAGTCGGTGTGGCTGGGGCCTCTGTTGCCGTTGACGGCGGTGCTGTATCTGCTGATGACCGTGGACTCGGCGGTCCAGCACTACCGGGGGCGGGGGGCCGCCTGGAAGGGCCGCACCTACGCCCGGCCCGATCCGGACACGACGCACGACGCCGCGCCCGGCCGGTGA
- a CDS encoding SRPBCC family protein — MAVFRIERFPPLPAAEAWRRVTDWERHAAQVPLTAISVPTGLPTQVGTVFVARTGLGPLAFDDPMEVVRWTPPAGGRAGVCRLEKRGSVVLGRASIDVLPTDSGSHVVWVEELRVRLVPGWGDPLIASTGRRVFGRVLDALLASPGTT, encoded by the coding sequence GTGGCCGTCTTCCGGATCGAGCGCTTCCCTCCTCTCCCCGCAGCCGAGGCCTGGCGCCGGGTGACCGACTGGGAACGGCACGCCGCGCAGGTGCCGTTGACCGCGATCTCGGTGCCGACGGGACTGCCCACGCAGGTCGGGACGGTTTTCGTGGCGCGTACGGGCCTGGGGCCGCTGGCCTTCGACGACCCGATGGAAGTGGTGCGGTGGACCCCGCCCGCCGGTGGCCGGGCCGGGGTGTGCCGGTTGGAGAAGCGGGGGTCAGTGGTACTGGGCCGGGCCTCGATCGATGTGCTTCCGACGGATTCCGGTTCCCATGTGGTGTGGGTCGAGGAGCTGCGGGTACGGCTGGTGCCGGGGTGGGGTGACCCGCTCATCGCCTCCACCGGGCGCCGGGTGTTCGGCAGAGTGCTGGACGCGCTTCTCGCCTCGCCCGGTACGACCTGA
- a CDS encoding TerD family protein has product MTMQKGTNVPVPAGTVRVELGWHAAPGAPDVDASALLLVAGKVRSDADFVFYNQPAHGSGAVRHEGKRTAPDRVTDTLVVDFGKVEPGIERIVVAASADGGTFGRVSGLYVRIADAAGGAELARFDSTDATVETAFILGELYLRQGAWKFRAVGQGYSTGLEGLATDFGISVDEPQQAQPSAQPQPSAPAPVAAMSPPAPVAPPAAAPVAPAPPAPPAPPAAQPVRLTKITLTKSAPAVSLAKQGGTSGALRVNLNWEVRKQFKGWGAKLGRAVAMHADLDLDLCALYELTDGRKGVVQALGNAFGSLNQPPFIHLDGDDRTGALSTGENMTINLDRKDLLRRVLIFVTIYEGARSFADLHATVTLQPQNGAAIDFSLDECTVPSTVCALALITNNGGDLTVQREARYLVPDRGVSPQRTIDAAYGWGMNWTPGRK; this is encoded by the coding sequence ATGACCATGCAAAAAGGAACCAACGTTCCGGTGCCGGCCGGCACCGTACGCGTCGAATTGGGGTGGCACGCGGCGCCGGGCGCCCCCGACGTCGACGCCTCCGCCCTCCTCCTGGTGGCGGGAAAGGTCCGCAGTGACGCGGACTTCGTCTTCTACAACCAGCCGGCCCACGGCTCCGGCGCGGTCCGGCACGAGGGCAAGCGGACGGCTCCCGACCGGGTCACCGACACGCTCGTCGTCGACTTCGGCAAGGTCGAGCCCGGGATCGAGCGCATCGTCGTCGCGGCCTCGGCGGACGGCGGCACCTTCGGCCGGGTGAGCGGGCTGTACGTGCGGATCGCGGACGCGGCGGGCGGGGCGGAGCTGGCCCGCTTCGACAGCACCGACGCCACGGTCGAGACCGCCTTCATCCTCGGCGAGCTGTACCTGCGCCAGGGCGCCTGGAAGTTCCGCGCGGTGGGGCAGGGCTACAGCACCGGGCTCGAAGGGCTGGCGACGGACTTCGGTATCTCCGTCGACGAACCGCAGCAGGCTCAGCCGTCCGCGCAGCCCCAGCCGTCCGCGCCCGCCCCCGTGGCGGCCATGTCCCCGCCCGCCCCGGTGGCGCCGCCCGCAGCCGCGCCGGTCGCGCCCGCACCGCCCGCTCCCCCGGCCCCTCCCGCCGCCCAGCCCGTACGCCTGACCAAGATCACGCTGACGAAGAGCGCACCGGCCGTCTCCCTCGCCAAGCAGGGCGGCACCTCCGGAGCGCTGCGCGTCAATCTCAACTGGGAAGTACGCAAACAGTTCAAGGGGTGGGGAGCGAAACTCGGCCGGGCCGTCGCGATGCACGCCGATCTCGATCTTGATCTCTGCGCCCTGTACGAACTCACCGACGGACGCAAGGGAGTTGTGCAGGCTCTCGGAAACGCGTTCGGTTCGCTGAACCAGCCGCCCTTTATCCATCTCGACGGTGACGACCGCACCGGTGCGCTGAGCACCGGTGAGAACATGACCATCAACCTCGACCGCAAGGACCTGCTCCGGCGCGTACTGATCTTCGTCACCATCTATGAGGGCGCCCGGAGTTTCGCCGATCTCCACGCCACGGTCACCCTCCAGCCGCAGAACGGCGCGGCGATCGACTTCTCCCTCGACGAATGCACCGTGCCCTCCACCGTCTGCGCCCTGGCGCTGATCACCAACAACGGCGGCGACCTCACCGTCCAGCGCGAGGCCCGCTACCTCGTCCCGGACCGCGGAGTGAGCCCGCAGCGCACCATCGACGCCGCCTACGGCTGGGGCATGAACTGGACGCCCGGCCGCAAGTGA
- a CDS encoding MOSC domain-containing protein, with amino-acid sequence MSHPSLRAIRIYPVKSLTARVADAVAVEPWGLDGDRRWMLVDKAARALTQRQQPLMARISAELLSGGGLLLSAPGRPPLHVEVPEPERTFTVELHRDTVVVAEASDDAHAWFSDVLDCEVRLVHLDEPSHRRHVDPVFARPGDTVSFADGYPLLLTTTASLDALNALVAAGDRPEEGPLPMDRFRPNVVVGGTEPWAEDGWRRIAVGEVAFTVAKPCGRCVITTTDQETAERGKEPLITLARHRRFGKQLVFGQNLIPEGTGVIRVGDPVRILD; translated from the coding sequence ATGAGCCATCCCTCCCTCCGGGCCATCCGGATTTATCCCGTCAAATCGCTCACCGCCCGCGTGGCCGACGCGGTTGCCGTCGAACCGTGGGGACTCGATGGCGACCGCCGATGGATGCTGGTCGACAAGGCGGCGAGGGCGCTCACGCAGCGTCAGCAGCCGTTGATGGCCCGCATCTCGGCCGAGCTGCTGTCCGGGGGCGGCCTGCTCCTGTCCGCGCCGGGCCGCCCGCCCCTGCACGTCGAGGTACCGGAGCCGGAGCGCACGTTCACCGTGGAGCTGCACCGGGACACGGTGGTGGTGGCGGAGGCGTCGGACGACGCCCATGCCTGGTTCAGCGACGTCCTCGACTGCGAGGTCCGGCTCGTCCATCTCGACGAGCCGTCGCACCGCAGACACGTCGACCCGGTGTTCGCACGCCCCGGCGACACCGTCTCGTTCGCCGACGGATATCCGCTGCTCCTGACCACCACGGCCTCCCTGGACGCACTCAACGCCCTTGTCGCCGCGGGCGACCGGCCCGAGGAGGGTCCGCTGCCCATGGACCGCTTCCGGCCGAATGTGGTGGTCGGGGGCACCGAGCCATGGGCCGAGGACGGCTGGCGGCGGATCGCCGTCGGCGAGGTGGCCTTCACGGTGGCCAAGCCCTGCGGCCGCTGTGTGATCACGACGACGGACCAGGAGACGGCCGAGCGGGGCAAGGAGCCGCTGATCACCCTCGCCCGCCACCGCCGGTTCGGCAAGCAGTTGGTCTTCGGCCAGAACCTGATCCCCGAGGGGACGGGAGTGATCCGGGTCGGGGACCCCGTCCGGATACTCGACTGA
- a CDS encoding DUF6643 family protein — protein sequence MTSPRSTFGGGYYAASFPDTPIYDSLVAERGTPQIAPIRVPAAYDTGSSYLPALPSALPALPAAPSQPIGYGYPQQPMPQYQQAPAQHAPMQPAQLQHAPAPYIPQQPQAQRPAPGTGYEAMRPASPRPAPTPSPYEDPYNRPYQSRGY from the coding sequence ATGACGTCCCCCCGCTCCACCTTCGGCGGCGGCTACTACGCCGCGTCGTTCCCCGACACTCCGATCTACGACTCCCTGGTCGCGGAGCGGGGAACCCCTCAGATCGCCCCCATCCGTGTGCCTGCCGCCTATGACACCGGCAGCAGCTATCTGCCGGCCCTGCCGTCGGCACTTCCGGCCCTTCCCGCGGCCCCCTCGCAGCCCATCGGCTACGGCTACCCGCAGCAGCCGATGCCGCAGTACCAGCAGGCCCCTGCGCAGCACGCGCCGATGCAGCCCGCCCAGTTGCAGCACGCGCCCGCGCCGTACATCCCGCAGCAGCCCCAGGCGCAGCGGCCCGCGCCGGGTACCGGGTACGAGGCGATGCGCCCGGCCTCGCCGCGGCCCGCACCGACCCCCTCGCCGTACGAGGACCCGTACAACCGGCCGTACCAGAGCCGGGGGTACTGA
- a CDS encoding Rv1733c family protein, with the protein MWGLSALLRGRRNRLRRATDRREGWVTIGALLLMTLGAPAAGWAGGAAADASLRRSVSAQHAERHAVDAVVVHPVPGRERGGGDPGAAAERAARTWVVASWQAPDGSRHTEKVATASRPVGPGSPVRIWTDKAGVPVEPPMDGRTARSHAVLGGVGAFLLAVGCIEAGRRLVVARMVQARYARLDREWAATGPDWGRAGTGG; encoded by the coding sequence GTGTGGGGGCTGTCGGCGCTGCTGCGCGGGCGGCGCAATCGACTGCGCCGCGCCACCGACCGTCGCGAGGGGTGGGTGACGATCGGCGCACTGCTGCTGATGACGCTTGGCGCCCCGGCGGCGGGCTGGGCGGGCGGTGCGGCCGCCGACGCCTCGCTCCGGCGCTCGGTGAGTGCCCAGCACGCGGAGCGCCACGCCGTCGACGCGGTCGTGGTGCACCCGGTGCCGGGACGGGAGCGGGGCGGCGGCGATCCGGGAGCCGCCGCCGAACGCGCCGCGCGGACCTGGGTGGTGGCGTCCTGGCAGGCCCCGGACGGCAGCCGGCACACGGAGAAGGTGGCCACCGCGTCGCGGCCCGTCGGACCCGGTTCCCCGGTGCGGATCTGGACGGACAAGGCGGGTGTGCCGGTGGAGCCGCCGATGGACGGCCGCACGGCCCGGTCGCACGCGGTGCTGGGCGGCGTCGGTGCGTTCCTGCTCGCTGTCGGATGCATCGAGGCGGGCAGGCGGCTGGTCGTAGCCCGGATGGTGCAGGCGCGGTACGCACGACTGGACCGCGAGTGGGCCGCCACCGGCCCGGACTGGGGCAGAGCCGGTACGGGCGGCTGA